In a single window of the Drosophila albomicans strain 15112-1751.03 chromosome 3, ASM965048v2, whole genome shotgun sequence genome:
- the LOC117571582 gene encoding uncharacterized protein LOC117571582, with the protein MPLLPTIEEEAKLSWVRLMWRYRLQFQSMTAASLVFVGSGMRLAWSIFDTPAGKFHNNDSTHNLMMSWFIGAAFGALLAAAFVQRVTKNVAYTSSGFLLLVAGILNLAFPRNFCAACYSSVSVGAAYGLTQVQALVTGSEVAHKSIRGMLLSCERIFLWLGVSIQIFYTRLWYALEPIERGHTMHIDQLHGILLAALGLAAVVMSLAHRLESPLLLLRQERDMALGDTLKQLHGQSQSGTELLRLREDCRQLHNARDWEQFAETPEDSPRWHRWGRRTLPLLKVLFLRCFAALALSLPYNRAFLAVSWHGLECDMNCLYWLAFCGLLGSLGGALLVDWQGRRKLCSLSLFVAGILIVMVGGVFEHLETARKTYYDINLQAIALLMLLFEIIVAGGVAVPALVYTGEAFSVAHKARCLAGVLICEQALHLGLMVAAFEHNLRDSVFFFTFGGLSFVFGLLVFTLMPETRQLTLYECLLKFKKVP; encoded by the exons ATGCCATTGTTACCCACCATCGAGGAGGAGGCCAAGCTCTCTTGGGTGCGTCTCATGTGGCGCTATCGCCTGCAGTTTCAGTCGATGACCGCCG CCTCGCTTGTCTTTGTGGGCAGCGGCATGCGCTTGGCCTGGTCCATTTTCGATACACCCGCTGGCAAGTttcacaacaacgacagcactCACAATCTGATGATGAGCTGGTTCATTGGCGCCGCCTTTGGAGCTCTCCTCGCCGCCGCCTTCGTCCAGCGCGTCACCAAAAACGTGGCCTAT ACATCCAGCGGCTTTCTGCTGCTCGTCGCTGGCATTTTGAACCTGGCGTTTCCGCGGAACTTCTGCGCCGCTTGCTACAGTAGCGTGAGCGTGGGCGCCGCCTATGGCTTGACCCAGGTGCAGGCGCTGGTCACTGGCTCGGAGGTGGCTCACAAGTCGATACGCGGCATGCTGCTCAGTTGCGAGCGCATCTTTCTCTGGCTGGGAGTGTCGATACAAATATTCTACACACGCCTCTGGTATGCCTTGGAGCCCATCGAACGGGGTCACACAATGCACATCGATCAGCTGCATGGCATTTTGCTGGCAGCCTTGGGTCTGGCGGCTGTTGTCATGAGCCTGGCCCATCGACTGGAATCACCGCTGTTGCTCCTACGCCAGGAGCGAGACATGGCGCTGGGCGATACGCTGAAGCAGCTGCATGGCCAGTCGCAGTCGGGCACAGAGTTGCTGCGACTGCGGGAGGATTGCCGCCAGCTGCACAATGCACGCGACTGGGAGCAGTTTGCAGAGACGCCAGAGGACTCGCCGCGCTGGCATCGCTGGGGGAGACGGACGCTGCCGTTGCTCAAGGTGCTGTTCCTGCGCTGCTTTGCGGCTTTGGCGCTGTCGTTGCCCTACAATCGCGCCTTTCTCGCGGTCAGCTGGCATGGGCTGGAGTGCGACATGAATTGTCTCTACTGGCTGGCATTCTGTGGTCTGCTGGGCAGCTTGGGCGGTGCTCTGCTGGTGGACTGGCAGGGAAGGCGTAAGTTGTGCTCGTTGTCGCTGTTTGTGGCGGGCATTCTCATTGTCATGGTTGGCGGCGTGTTTGAGCACTTGGAGACCGCAAGGAAGACCTACTACGACATCAATCTGCAGGCCATTGCcctgctgatgctgctctTCGAGATAATTGTCGCCGGCGGTGTCGCGGTGCCCGCTCTCGTCTACACTGGGGAGGCATTCAGCGTGGCCCACAAGGCGCGGTGTCTGGCCGGCGTCCTCATCTGCGAGCAGGCCTTGCATCTGGGTCTCATGGTGGCTGCATTCGAGCACAATTTGAGGGATTCGGTGTTCTTCTTTACCTTTGGTGGCCTGAGCTTTGTCTTCGGATTGCTCGTGTTCACGCTGATGCCAGAGACGCGGCAGCTGACGCTCTACGAGTGTCTGCTGAAGTTTAAGAAAGTACCTTAG
- the LOC117568515 gene encoding uncharacterized protein LOC117568515, producing MEPRSEYQRTASQSTVGYSPLPEPSRIETTFPHQYQLHSSCCNRDMRNQPQANGLGAAALIFLSGGMNIAWSIGFDSLEDELVICMHLRLAWFFGAILGALFGALLGNRFTYKLLMQLCCLLVVIGGIILTASHLDVQSMLAARYLNGLANGLALPSTLAMAGELAVCYKRGNITSATEQMSCTLGIFMQIVISVSWSTEYELSVDQFQGILCAIYGSIAWCLAMLFSIESPVLLLAKDEQELAIDALIRLQYPRAVTTETNEQLTEHSSYIGHNHSLSTTKAWCQALPALLRLCLLRALYALSTSMLIVLTLTMTSTSVYGISSGPYVLFGLLRLAGSCSGAFVQDTLGRKLTQLIGFMVCSGTSIGIASRFSGVDFVRTADSRMAVWLLLLFQFFAGLSFAPSPVYLSEAFPLAVKRICIAIAYVMELAVQIAVFTLDLSLHTASIYFFGLGTFLLLGFAFSHWYLPETKFLTLRQAQQKFRDFS from the exons ATGGAACCCAGAAGTGAATATCAACGCACGGCGTCGCAGTCCACGGTGGGTTATTCACCGTTGCCCGAGCCAAGTCGGATCGAAACAACCTTTCCTCATCAATATCAACTGCATTCTAGCTGCTGCAATAGGGATATGCGAAATCAGCCACAGGCCAATGGCTTGGGCGCAG cTGCACTGATCTTCCTCTCCGGCGGCATGAACATTGCTTGGAGCATTGGCTTCGACAGTCTCGAGGATGAGCTGGTGATCTGCATGCATCTGCGTCTAGCTTGGTTTTTCGGTGCCATTCTAGGAGCTCTATTCGGCGCTCTGCTGGGCAATCGTTTCACCTACAAGCTGCTCATG CAATTGTGCTGTCTGCTTGTCGTCATTGGTGGCATCATTCTGACTGCCTCGCATCTGGATGTGCAGTCGATGCTGGCAGCACGTTACCTCAATGGCCTGGCAAATGGCTTGGCTTTGCCAAGCACCTTGGCCATGGCTGGTGAGTTGGCAGTGTGCTATAAGCGTGGCAACATTACCTCGGCCACCGAGCAGATGTCCTGCACTTTGGGCATATTTATGCAGATCGTTATCAGCGTCAGCTGGAGCACGGAATACGAGCTGAGCGTGGACCAATTTCAGGGCATACTCTGTGCGATTTACGGCAGCATTGCCTGGTGTCTGGCGATGCTGTTCAGCATCGAGTCGCCggtgttgctgctggccaagGACGAGCAGGAGCTGGCCATCGATGCGCTGATACGGCTGCAGTATCCTCGAGCTGTCACAACGGAGACCAACGAGCAGCTCACCGAACACAGCTCCTATATTGGACACAACCATTCGCTGAGCACAACTAAAGCCTGGTGTCAGGCTCTGCCTGCTCTACTGCGTCTCTGTCTGCTGCGTGCCCTCTACGCCTTGAGCACTAGCATGCTGATCGTCCTCACACTCACCATGACCAGCACCAGTGTCTATGGCATCAGCTCGGGTCCGTATGTGCTCTTCGGATTGCTGCGTCTGGCCGGCAGCTGCAGTGGCGCCTTTGTGCAGGACACTTTGGGTCGCAAGCTAACCCAGCTGATTGGATTTATGGTCTGCAGTGGCACATCGATTGGCATTGCCAGCAGATTTAGTGGCGTCGACTTTGTGCGAACTGCAGACTCGAGGATGGCAGTCTGGTTGCTCCTCCTCTTCCAATTCTTTGCTGGCCTCAGCTTTGCCCCAAGTCCTGTTTATCTTTCGGAGGCATTTCCTCTAGCGGTGAAGCGCATCTGCATTGCCATCGCCTATGTGATGGAGCTGGCTGTTCAGATAGCGGTCTTCACCTTGGACTTGAGTCTGCATACGGCCAGCATTTATTTCTTCGGCCTCGGCACTTTCTTGTTGCTGGGCTTTGCATTTAGCCATTGGTATCTGCCAGAGACCAAGTTTCTCACTCTGCGCCAGGCACAGCAAAAGTTTCGGGACTTCTCGTGA
- the LOC117570642 gene encoding uncharacterized protein LOC117570642 — MKNDKYLPPEPAAPPAFVFSSAPPEGAQNYPPPSYSQHAYPPQGPSTSGFSSQAYPPQGPPAHGYPPQAPLAHGYPPQGHPEHGYPPQGPLAHGYPPQAPPAYGYPPQGHSQSGYPPQDFSQQVYSPQGYPPQGYTPQAYPPQSFAPPGQVYAQPAQHYVPPPPPPPPPTILLVRPSGWYQRTRLNRPQMNVLSAATFIFATGGMNIAWSIGFRHRIYNRANDHVRVAWFIGAIIGAAVAAFLPKVIPRRLITIFCSMLVLIGGIVTWSSFYSVGAVLANLYLNGIANGLAFAPTIALAGELAVFYMRGKITASTEQLSFNLGIFLQIIIASTYIPDHYDFAPEYVNGIITTVFGFMGLVMAAIMFVESPVTLVATGREQAATDALRRLQRPFLTAQEETLAQLEEHKRYVTENTNMSSEESFSQAIPAFLKLTAIRCISAISISSFIFDILFLANRNSSYWNDQQALIFGAARLLGSCIAALIVDSLGRKGPTVVGLAGTAIFAFVAASQYYYRDAIFWLYFFQLFAGLAFTMTSAYLSEAYPLKVKQHFLSFTFILEMVIFIIIGLSDLIDVFLYVVGGICAGAFFISILCLPETRRTTLRIAQQRFRSFISTCNNS, encoded by the exons ATGAAGAACGATAAGTATTTGCCGCCGGAGCCAGCTGCGCCACCCGCATTCGTGTTTTCATCGGCTCCGCCGGAAGGAGCACAGAACTATCCGCCGCCAAGCTATTCGCAGCATGCATATCCACCACAAGGACCTTCAACTTCGGGATTTTCATCACAAGCATATCCACCACAGGGACCTCCAGCACATGGATATCCACCACAGGCACCTCTAGCTCACGGATATCCACCACAAGGACATCCAGAGCACGGATATCCACCCCAGGGTCCTCTAGCACATGGATATCCACCACAGGCACCTCCAGCATATGGATATCCACCCCAAGGACACTCGCAATCAGGATATCCACCACAAGACTTTTCTCAACAAGTCTACTCACCTCAAGGCTACCCACCACAAGGATATACACCACAGGCATATCCACCACAGAGCTTTGCTCCTCCAGGACAGGTCTATGCACAGCCAGCACAACATTATGTgccgcctcctcctccaccaccaCCTCCAACTATATTGCTGGTGCGTCCGTCTGGTTGGTATCAAAGAACCAGGTTAAATCGACCGCAGATGAACGTATTAAGTGCGG CCACATTTATATTTGCCACGGGTGGCATGAACATTGCCTGGAGCATTGGATTCCGACACAGGATCTACAATAGAGCAAACGACCATGTTCGTGTGGCGTGGTTCATTGGTGCCATCATTGGAGCTGCCGTTGCAGCATTCTTGCCCAAAGTGATACCTCGACGATTGATCACG ATCTTCTGCTCGATGCTGGTGCTCATCGGAGGCATCGTTACTTGGAGCAGTTTTTACAGTGTCGGCGCTGTCCTGGCCAACCTCTACTTGAACGGAATTGCCAATGGCTTAGCATTTGCTCCCACAATAGCCTTGGCAGGGGAGCTGGCAGTGTTCTACATGCGTGGCAAGATCACCGCAAGCACCGAGCAACTGAGCTTCAACCTTGGCATCTTTCTACAAATCATTATTGCCTCGACCTACATTCCAGACCACTACGACTTCGCTCCCGAGTATGTCAATGGCATTATAACTACGGTGTTCGGATTCATGGGACTAGTTATGGCTGCCATAATGTTCGTCGAATCGCCAGTCACTTTGGTGGCCACTGGACGCGAACAGGCGGCCACCGATGCTCTGCGTCGACTGCAGCGTCCGTTTTTGACAGCACAAGAGGAGACTTTGGCTCAGCTGGAGGAGCACAAGCGTTATGTGACCGAGAATACGAATATGTCCTCAGAGGAGAGTTTTAGTCAGGCGATTCCTGCCTTTCTTAAGCTCACTGCAATACGCTGCATCAGTGCCATTAGCATTTCAAGTTTCATCTTCGACATTCTGTTTTTAGCCAACAGAAACTCCTCCTATTGGAATGACCAACAAGCCCTTATCTTTGGAGCGGCTCGACTGCTGGGCAGCTGCATTGCCGCCTTAATTGTGGACTCGTTGGGACGCAAGGGGCCAACAGTTGTGGGTCTTGCTGGGACTGCAATCTTTGCCTTTGTAGCTGCCAGTCAATACTATTATAGAGATGCCATCTTTTGGCTGTATTTCTTTCAACTGTTCGCTGGCTTGGCATTCACCATGACATCCGCATACCTATCGGAGGCCTATCCCCTCAAAGTCAAACAGCATTTCCTGAGCTTTACCTTCATCCTCGAAATGGTGATCTTCATCATTATAGGATTGAGTGATTTAATTGATGTATTCCTATACGTAGTCGGTGGCATCTGCGCGGGTGCATTTTTTATTAGCATATTGTGTCTGCCCGAGACTCGAAGGACGACGCTACGTATTGCTCAGCAGAGATTCAGATCCTTTATTTCAACGTGCAATAATTCTTAA
- the LOC117569664 gene encoding superoxide dismutase [Cu-Zn]-like — translation MLTKAVCVLNGDAKGTIYFEQKSENCAVKITGEVTGLSKGLHGFHVHEFGDSTNGCTSAGAHFNPHKKQHGAPTDNERHLGDLGNINVEGTGATKINFCDCHITLFGANSIIGRSLVVHADPDDLGKGGHELSKTTGNAGARIGCGVIGFASLAN, via the coding sequence ATGTTGACCAAGGCAGTTTGCGTGCTCAATGGCGATGCCAAGGGCACAATTTATTTCGAACAAAAATCTGAAAATTGTGCCGTCAAAATTACAGGTGAGGTGACTGGATTATCGAAAGGTCTACATGGCTTTCATGTGCATGAGTTTGGCGACTCCACAAATGGCTGCACATCCGCCGGAGCACACTTTAATCCCCACAAGAAACAGCATGGTGCGCCCACAGACAACGAGCGTCATCTGGGCGATTTGGGAAACATCAATGTCGAGGGAACCggagcaacaaaaatcaatttttgcgATTGCCACATTACGCTCTTTGGTGCCAATAGCATCATTGGACGCAGTTTGGTTGTCCACGCCGATCCTGATGATCTTGGCAAAGGTGGACATGAGTTGAGCAAAACAACTGGAAATGCTGGAGCACGCATTGGCTGCGGCGTCATTGGCTTTGCATCGCTcgcaaattag
- the LOC117569663 gene encoding glucose facilitated diffusion protein-like isoform X2, with the protein MQNDKYRPPEPPTFGFTSAPPQHGYPPQGPPQHGYPPQGPPQPEYPAQNYPPQGFNPPPQNYGPPPPQNYAPPPPAPVIVQPGGWYSRNRRNKPQSNAVAAASLIFLSGGMNIAWSVGFRPLTSTVFTSLHLAVAWFIAAIIGAFISCFLANKIPKKFVVIFASALVLIAGIVRAATRYNGEAIEASLYLDGIANGLIFSPTLALIGEVSWPYMRGPIAASIEQMCFTCGFFIQLVYTEAWGVDSYYYNTFTSEQMHGVLSAIYGLIALILAAFLIIESPVITLANGNEQAALEILRQLQQPHTITTDTYAQLEEHKRYLAQNKNISTVESITQGLPALLRLVFLRALNAMSLSIMVYYAFLLSIITHYSPYDFMWQYLVFGICRWIGTFVISLCTESLGRKKPTLFGLLVSGGLSFGIASMVGDYPYGAVDSIVNLIFVYEVFAGIAFAPSSVYLSEAYPLGVKQHFISFTFMAEMLVFLIISCCTTSVTGISIYFYILGAFSVLGALLGFWCLPETKGTTLREAQEKFKGMSSKGF; encoded by the exons ATGCAGAACGACAAATATAGACCTCCAGAGCCACCGACCTTTGGGTTCACTTCGGCACCACCACAGCATGGCTATCCGCCACAAGGACCACCACAGCATGGCTATCCACCACAAGGAC CTCCACAGCCAGAATATCCGGCACAAAACTATCCACCACAAGGTTTCAATCCACCACCACAGAACTATGGTCCACCTCCGCCACAGAACTACGCACCACCTCCGCCAGCTCCAGTTATAGTGCAGCCAGGTGGCTGGTATAGTCGCAACCGCAGGAACAAACCCCAATCGAACGCTGTGGCCGCAG CCTCACTAATCTTTTTGTCGGGTGGCATGAACATTGCCTGGAGCGTTGGTTTTCGCCCCTTGACCTCTACCGTCTTCACATCTCTGCACTTGGCTGTGGCATGGTTCATTGCGGCTATTATCGGTGCTTTCATCAGCTGTTTCCTGGCAAACAAAATTCCAAAGAAATTCGTAGTG ATTTTTGCCTCAGCCCTTGTGCTTATTGCTGGAATTGTTAGAGCCGCAACAAGATACAATGGTGAAGCCATTGAAGCCAGTCTATATCTAGATGGCATTGCCAATGGACTGATCTTTTCTCCAACCCTGGCACTAATAGGCGAAGTGTCTTGGCCCTATATGCGAGGTCCGATTGCCGCATCTATAGAGCAAATGTGCTTCACATGTGGCTTCTTCATTCAGTTGGTTTATACCGAAGCATGGGGAGTGGACTCTTACTACTACAACACATTCACCTCGGAGCAAATGCACGGAGTTCTCTCGGCTATTTACGGACTGATTGCACTGATTCTTGCCGCCTTTCTCATCATTGAGTCGCCAGTCATTACGCTGGCCAATGGAAACGAACAGGCCGCACTTGAGATACTGCGCCAACTGCAGCAACCCCACACGATCACCACAGATACTTACGCCCAGCTGGAGGAGCACAAGCGCTATCTGGCACAGAACAAGAACATATCGACTGTCGAGAGCATTACGCAAGGATTGCCAGCGCTTCTTCGACTCGTCTTTCTGCGTGCTCTCAATGCCATGAGTCTGTCCATCATGGTCTACTATGCGTTCCTCCTTTCCATAATAACACATTACTCTCCCTATGATTTCATGTGGCAGTACTTGGTATTTGGAATTTGCCGCTGGATAGGCACTTTTGTGATCAGTCTCTGCACCGAGTCTCTGGGACGTAAGAAGCCAACACTCTTTGGGCTGCTTGTCAGCGGAGGCCTTTCCTTTGGCATTGCATCCATGGTGGGTGATTATCCGTATGGTGCTGTTGACAGCATAGTTAACCTCATCTTCGTATATGAGGTCTTTGCTGGCATTGCCTTTGCCCCATCCTCTGTCTACCTATCCGAGGCATATCCTTTGGGAGTGAAGCAGCATTTCATAAGCTTCACTTTTATGGCCGAAATGCTTGTCTTCCTCATAATATCTTGTTGCACTACTTCTGTTACTGGTATCTCGATATACTTTTACATCCTCGGTGCATTTTCTGTACTCGGAGCTCTCTTAGGCTTTTGGTGTCTGCCAGAGACTAAGGGCACCACACTACGCGAGGCACAGGAAAAGTTTAAGGGCATGTCGAGCAAGGGATTCTAA
- the LOC117569663 gene encoding glucose facilitated diffusion protein-like isoform X1: protein MQNDKYRPPEPPTFGFTSAPPQHGYPPQGPPQHGYPPQGPPQHGYPPQGPPQHGYPPQGPPQPEYPAQNYPPQGFNPPPQNYGPPPPQNYAPPPPAPVIVQPGGWYSRNRRNKPQSNAVAAASLIFLSGGMNIAWSVGFRPLTSTVFTSLHLAVAWFIAAIIGAFISCFLANKIPKKFVVIFASALVLIAGIVRAATRYNGEAIEASLYLDGIANGLIFSPTLALIGEVSWPYMRGPIAASIEQMCFTCGFFIQLVYTEAWGVDSYYYNTFTSEQMHGVLSAIYGLIALILAAFLIIESPVITLANGNEQAALEILRQLQQPHTITTDTYAQLEEHKRYLAQNKNISTVESITQGLPALLRLVFLRALNAMSLSIMVYYAFLLSIITHYSPYDFMWQYLVFGICRWIGTFVISLCTESLGRKKPTLFGLLVSGGLSFGIASMVGDYPYGAVDSIVNLIFVYEVFAGIAFAPSSVYLSEAYPLGVKQHFISFTFMAEMLVFLIISCCTTSVTGISIYFYILGAFSVLGALLGFWCLPETKGTTLREAQEKFKGMSSKGF from the exons ATGCAGAACGACAAATATAGACCTCCAGAGCCACCGACCTTTGGGTTCACTTCGGCACCACCACAGCATGGCTATCCGCCACAAGGACCACCACAGCATGGCTATCCACCACAAGGACCTCCACAGCATGGCTATCCGCCACAAGGACCTCCACAGCATGGCTATCCGCCACAAGGACCTCCACAGCCAGAATATCCGGCACAAAACTATCCACCACAAGGTTTCAATCCACCACCACAGAACTATGGTCCACCTCCGCCACAGAACTACGCACCACCTCCGCCAGCTCCAGTTATAGTGCAGCCAGGTGGCTGGTATAGTCGCAACCGCAGGAACAAACCCCAATCGAACGCTGTGGCCGCAG CCTCACTAATCTTTTTGTCGGGTGGCATGAACATTGCCTGGAGCGTTGGTTTTCGCCCCTTGACCTCTACCGTCTTCACATCTCTGCACTTGGCTGTGGCATGGTTCATTGCGGCTATTATCGGTGCTTTCATCAGCTGTTTCCTGGCAAACAAAATTCCAAAGAAATTCGTAGTG ATTTTTGCCTCAGCCCTTGTGCTTATTGCTGGAATTGTTAGAGCCGCAACAAGATACAATGGTGAAGCCATTGAAGCCAGTCTATATCTAGATGGCATTGCCAATGGACTGATCTTTTCTCCAACCCTGGCACTAATAGGCGAAGTGTCTTGGCCCTATATGCGAGGTCCGATTGCCGCATCTATAGAGCAAATGTGCTTCACATGTGGCTTCTTCATTCAGTTGGTTTATACCGAAGCATGGGGAGTGGACTCTTACTACTACAACACATTCACCTCGGAGCAAATGCACGGAGTTCTCTCGGCTATTTACGGACTGATTGCACTGATTCTTGCCGCCTTTCTCATCATTGAGTCGCCAGTCATTACGCTGGCCAATGGAAACGAACAGGCCGCACTTGAGATACTGCGCCAACTGCAGCAACCCCACACGATCACCACAGATACTTACGCCCAGCTGGAGGAGCACAAGCGCTATCTGGCACAGAACAAGAACATATCGACTGTCGAGAGCATTACGCAAGGATTGCCAGCGCTTCTTCGACTCGTCTTTCTGCGTGCTCTCAATGCCATGAGTCTGTCCATCATGGTCTACTATGCGTTCCTCCTTTCCATAATAACACATTACTCTCCCTATGATTTCATGTGGCAGTACTTGGTATTTGGAATTTGCCGCTGGATAGGCACTTTTGTGATCAGTCTCTGCACCGAGTCTCTGGGACGTAAGAAGCCAACACTCTTTGGGCTGCTTGTCAGCGGAGGCCTTTCCTTTGGCATTGCATCCATGGTGGGTGATTATCCGTATGGTGCTGTTGACAGCATAGTTAACCTCATCTTCGTATATGAGGTCTTTGCTGGCATTGCCTTTGCCCCATCCTCTGTCTACCTATCCGAGGCATATCCTTTGGGAGTGAAGCAGCATTTCATAAGCTTCACTTTTATGGCCGAAATGCTTGTCTTCCTCATAATATCTTGTTGCACTACTTCTGTTACTGGTATCTCGATATACTTTTACATCCTCGGTGCATTTTCTGTACTCGGAGCTCTCTTAGGCTTTTGGTGTCTGCCAGAGACTAAGGGCACCACACTACGCGAGGCACAGGAAAAGTTTAAGGGCATGTCGAGCAAGGGATTCTAA
- the LOC117569666 gene encoding uncharacterized protein LOC117569666, giving the protein MTGDKTATPRVSFQQEQKDLEQANWLSRSRKNQPQWNALGASSLIFVSGGMSLVWGTGFAEHSLHVELLKMDLHIQICWYGAALLGALVSAFLTHRTPQRPIYIFSSCLVLMCGVLFLTLPGRANAIIAARYLDGFANGLVFVPTMSTVGELSVREMRGVLAASVEQLSCNFGIFIQLFYTAIWNSGWNLTIVADQVHGLLSIFFGVAALALALTLCVESPVYLLLRRSEQAAVVALRHLQRPSMVTSETFLLLDEHKRYVAYNRDLLWCQSIQRGLVPLLKILVHRSLYALSLTPLIWLALYLTAVELTPYFHTWPYAVFGILRWTGSCCVVFLMDSGGRKKPSLFGSFAGGVFAIAFAMLFQRTPHMISALAMVFSFQFFAGVTHASSAVYLTEAFPLLVKPYFVAFVYIFELSIRIALCCFTPSSSDIVVYFYVLGGTSISFFLLGIFCLPETKLTSLAKAHLKIRKWFNEDF; this is encoded by the exons ATGACAGGCGATAAGACAGCAACGCCGAGGGTCTCCTTTCAGCAGGAGCAAAAGGATCTGGAGCAGGCCAATTGGctgagtcgcagtcgcaaGAATCAACCGCAATGGAATGCTCTAGGCGCCAGTTCACTCATTTTTGTCTCGGGCGGCATGAGTCTGGTCTGGGGCACGGGATTCGCAGAACATTCGCTGCACGTAGAGCTGCTCAAGATGGATCTCCACATACAGATCTGTTGGTATGGCGCCGCCTTGCTGGGCGCCCTGGTCAGCGCCTTTCTCACGCATCGCACGCCTCAGCGACCAATTTAT ATCTTTAGCTCCTGCCTCGTGCTGATGTGTGGTGTGCTCTTTCTCACGCTGCCCGGGCGAGCGAATGCCATCATCGCAGCACGCTATTTGGATGGCTTCGCCAATGGCCTCGTCTTTGTGCCCACCATGAGCACTGTGGGCGAGTTGTCGGTGCGCGAGATGCGCGGCGTTTTGGCCGCCTCCGTGGAGCAGCTGAGCTGCAACTTTGGCATTTTCATACAGCTCTTCTACACCGCCATCTGGAACAGCGGATGGAATCTGACGATTGTGGCCGATCAGGTGCACGGCTTGCTAAGTATCTTCTTTGGAGTGGCAGCCTTGGCCTTGGCCCTGACTCTCTGTGTCGAGTCTCCcgtttatttgctgctgcggcgCAGCGAACAGGCTGCTGTGGTGGCATTACGGCACTTGCAACGTCCGTCGATGGTCACGAGCGAGACCTTTCTGCTGCTGGACGAGCACAAGCGTTATGTGGCCTACAACCGAGATCTCTTGTGGTGCCAGAGCATTCAACGAGGTCTCGTGCCCCTGCTCAAGATCCTTGTCCATCGCTCGCTCTATGCGCTCAGCCTGACGCCGCTCATCTGGTTGGCCCTCTATCTGACAGCCGTCGAATTGACGCCCTACTTTCACACCTGGCCCTATGCGGTCTTTGGCATTCTGCGCTGGACTGGCAGTTGCTGTGTTGTCTTCCTCATGGACTCGGGTGGTCGCAAGAAGCCTTCGCTATTTGGCAGCTTTGCCGGCGgtgtttttgccattgcctttGCTATGTTGTTCCAGCGCACACCTCACATGATTTCAGCCTTGGCGATGGTGTTCAGCTTTCAGTTCTTTGCCGGCGTGACACATGCTTCCTCTGCCGTCTACTTGACTGAGGCATTTCCGCTTCTGGTCAAACCCTATTTCGTGGCCTTCGTCTACATCTTCGAGTTGTCGATCAGGATTGCACTTTGCTGCTTTACACCTAGTTCATCGGATATAGTCGTCTATTTTTATGTGCTAGGTGGCACTTCCATTAGCTTCTTCTTGTTGGGCATCTTTTGTTTGCCAGAGACGAAGCTCACATCGCTGGCAAAAGCTCACCTCAAGATACGCAAATGGTTTAATGAGGATTTCTAG